In Brienomyrus brachyistius isolate T26 chromosome 19, BBRACH_0.4, whole genome shotgun sequence, one DNA window encodes the following:
- the LOC125714460 gene encoding coiled-coil domain-containing protein 106-like, protein MWDTAVYDMSTERKAATKRPADKITAGPDSRKARQCQIDQPTTSWGEKTTEEEAPTLQVSLQNAKQIVEHQKVEITTLKEKVDMLTQDRDFLRERLKEALALKAWKQEETSAGLRKQSLQETDDSTSSQSPEDSEYSEEDDSSEDNKRKSKKKSKKRAKSKKPKKVRKMRVKTPDDSIRRYNMVLGKVQKEHISKAEAYAKLGVDRNTIVSQAPIAELAVASPDIFKTLRATFKRKDSLRRFAETCRSFCQQEPTATSILKKKEEGCLLDIYKNWASIPHLSL, encoded by the exons ATGTGGGACACGGCAGTATATG ATATGTCCACAGAGAGGAAGGCTGCAACAAAACGACCTGCTGATAAAATcacagcaggaccagacagcagAAAAG CACGCCAATGCCAGATTGACCAACCAACAACTTCTTGGGGTGAGAAGACTACAGAAGAAG AAGCCCCTACCCTACAGGTATCTCTGCAGAATGCCAAGCAGATAGTCGAGCACCAAAAGGTAGAAATTACAACATTAAAGGAGAAGGTTGATATGCTCACGCAAGACCGTGACTTCCTCAGAGAGAGACTTAAAGAGG CTCTGGCGCTCAAAGCTTGGAAGCAGGAGGAGACCTCAGCAgggctgaggaagcagagtctccAGGAGACTGACGACTCCACATCCTCGCAGTCCCCCGAGGACTCGGAGTACTCCGAAGAAGACGATTCATCCGAGGACAACAAAAGGAAGTCAAAGAAGAAGTCCAAGAAGCGAGCCAAGTCCAAAAAGCCTAAGAAAGTTAGGAAAATGAGAG TAAAAACTCCGGATGATTCCATCCGTCGCTACAACATGGTGTTGGGGAAAGTACAGAAGGAGCACATTAGCAAGGCTGAAGCTTACGCTAAGCTGGGAGTGGACAGAAACACCATCGTGTCGCAAGCACCTATCGCCGAACTCGCCGTTGCCAGTCCTGACATTTTCAAAACACTCAGGGCGACATTTAAAAGGAAAGACAGTCTCAGGCGGTTTGCAGAAACCTGCCGGAGCTTCTGCCAGCAGGAGCCCACAGCTACTTCAATACTGAAGAAGAAGGAAGAAGGATGCTTACTGGACATTTATAAAAACTGGGCCTCCATTCCACATCTATCTCTCTAA